The following is a genomic window from Neofelis nebulosa isolate mNeoNeb1 chromosome 12, mNeoNeb1.pri, whole genome shotgun sequence.
GAAAAAGGCAGAAACTCGCAAACCATAGAGCTGCCCCAGAGCCACCACCAGAGTGTGGAGCCCCACCCCTTCCTGGGCAGGGGGCCCTGTGAGGGCTACTGGCACCTGCCCCACTgcctccccagggcaggagtggCACCGGCTCCTGCTCAGGCTGCCCCTGGGACCACTTCCTCCCTTCACACTGAGCCCCATGTCCCAAAGACCCCTCTGTTCTCAGCTCTGAACCTCGGGGCACCACAGGAGGACCCCTCTGTGGTCCTAGTCTCATCCCATCAAACCAAGTTTCTCTTTTGGAGCCTTCTTCTAGCCCTGGGCCCCCATCAGGCTGCTTTGTGCTCATTGCCACCCTCACGGCCAAGGACCCACacctgtgtccttccccaggacACCCTCACCTCCATGCATCTGGCCAACCCAGGGGCCTTACAGCCAGACCCCCAAGGTCACAGCCCAGGTGCCTCTTCTTCCCTCCGGGGACCCTCATTGGAACCTGTCTGGCCCACActctgccccagcctccccaCAGGCCTCCAGAAGCACTTTTCAAATACAGCTCCCTATCACCTTCAGCCCGTGGTGACCTGAGCCCTGGACACCAACTTTCACATGTGGTCCAGGCTTTAGCTGCATTCCATGTCCCTTGTACTTCATAACTGGCATGGAGGGGCCCTGTTGGGGCACAGCTCTGCTCACTGGTCCTGGACCACCCTGGACCACACCCCAAGGGCTGAGCTGCATCAGCCAGTAACTGGGGACTACACTCTCTGCCTCTGGAGACCTCTCCTGCATGCTCCTCTTCAAAGGCCTGTTTCCCGAAGCTTGCCAAAAATATCCTTCCCAGTGAAGGTACACTTCTCACAACTCCGCACCTGCAAATGCTCGGGCCCTCCCTTCACAGTGACTGGCAGGTTGGCAGGGCACACTTTCGGTGGAAATGGTTTTTCCAAAGAGCCCGAGTCCTTGCTCCAAGCTGGTTCAGCTGGGCCACGAAACCAGCATCGtgtgtccccctctgtcccccaccgGCTACCTGGGCACTCTCGATCCCCGAGAGCCGTAACCCACCATGATGTGCCTTGGCGGGAGCCATTCCACTCAAGATGCGCCCTTCCCAAGTACCCGGTGGACCCTTTTTCAGTTCTGGGATGTTTTGTTAGTTGCTCTCTTTGGTCAGTTTCTCCCCACTGTTTCTCATTCCGAGGCTACTAACACGATCTTAGAATTTTGCTATTTCCTTTCTTGGTTCCTCGTTCATTTTTGGTTATACTTCCCAGGAGAATTTCTCAACTCTGCTCTCTGATCTTTTCAAGTTTTCCTGCTATCGTCTTAAAGAGCATTCCCAGCGCTTCCAGCTTTTGCCCTGTTTTGTGTGTTCCTTCCTGTCCTGTGGGTGCCGAGTTCTGGACGGCCTGCTCCGCCTCTACTCCTCCAGGGTACCTGAGGGTATGGTGGTTCTTCGTGGTCTATTTGTACTTAAGACGCTGACAGAAAACTGTGAGTTTGGGCCTGTCACCCAGCGTGCGTTTCGTGGCCGGGATCCTGCGGGACTTGCCTGTGGTTAGTTTCCCCACAGAGGGCTCCTCTGGTCCACTAGCTGGGAGCACGTGCCTGACCACAGCGTTCTGAGGACTGAGGCAAAGCAGCCAGTGTCTTCCCGTTTAGTACACAGCTGGTCACTAAGCCTGGTCTTCAGCAGGTGCCACGCCCCCTCCTCCGTGTTCCTGGGACCTCAGTCTGCAGCCTCTCCAAGGAGCCTGCAGGTCGCACTGTGGCCGGGGAGGGCCCCTCCTGACCACCTCCGTGGAGGTGTCCATGCCTGCAGTCTTCGCTGTGCACCCTCATCCAGGGTGACCATCACCACCTTCACACTGTTGGCTTCTGATGTCCAGTCTGCACCCCAGCCCAGCTGACCTCGTAGAGGTCTTTGTTTCCCCTCCCATGTCCTGTGTCACGGGCATCCACAATTCACCTCCTGCCTTTGATCTCCTCACACTTGccttctctcctgtccctctTCTTGTCTCAGACCTCTCCTGACTGTGCTGGGGTCTTGGGCCCATGTCTCCCATCGTCCCCTGCTCTGACCCTGCTCTTCGGTCATGAGCCTCTTTCTCCCCCACCACCAGCCTTTAACAGCTTTCTCTCACCTTAACACCTTCTTTCCAACCCCTTAGCCCCACTCACAGCCAGAATCTTTCTGGTGATTGTTTAATGTACAGAcgtccttaagattctctccacTTACCTGCTGCTCCCCTGTGACCTCGCTTCTCTCCCAGTAAGTCGCTGATACCGCTTTCCCCAAAGTCACCAGCGGTCCCTTTGCTGATAAACCCTACCAGTTCTGCTCGGGTTTTATCTTACTTCACTTCTGTGCAGCGTTGAGTGCTGGAGACCTTTCTCTCAGATCACCTTCCTGCCTTGACCTTGGATTTGGGGCACTCCCTCTTTTTGCTGTTGGAGCCACTTTCCTGCCCCTCGCAGGCTTTTCGCCACCTCCCATGCCCTCAGTGTTCAGGGCCACCTGTcccaggggaaagggaggggctTTCTCATGCCTCGCCCAGGGTCCTTGCTAGAGCTCCACACCTACCTTGTATCTCCCCCTGGATGACTTCCAGCCCTTGGCCCTCCTGGTCTCCATCTCTGTGCATGGAACTACCATCCACTCTGGTCCCTGAGCCCGAATCCCTGTCTCGACTTCATCTTTGTTCCCAGCTTTTAGGCCCGTGTGATTCCACGTCCTCTCAATTCTACCTTAACATCTCTGGAAGGTGTCTTGTTTTTCTCTGCTGTCTGCCACCCTCCTGCCTTCACTGCGCGTCCTCTTGAGTTGTTCTTGCTCTCCTACAGCCTGCCCTCCCCGTCGACACGCAGCAGTTTTGCTAGAACACAAATATGGCTGTCACCCAGTGGACTGCGTGGCCCTTCACCTCAAGCCCATCCACCTTGCTGGGGCGCTCTCGCTTCTTGGGATCAGGCCTGGCTTCCTGCCtcttgtctcccctcccccccttgatGCATTCCTTGTCTGTCATCCTCAATTGCTTTCTGCTCTTCCCTGAGCTGGTCTTTCTCCTCTGCACAGGCTGCTCCCAGTTTCCTGGTGCCTGGCTAGCCCCCACTTATCCTCAGGTTTTAGCCTACACTCCTTTCTTCCAGAAAGCTCTCCCTGAGCCTCCAGGTTGGGCTAGATAGCGTTTATTAATGTCCTCATAAGGGCTGGCACTTTCTCTGGCAGCATGTATCTCCTCGTATTGTAACTGCCTGTTAAACTTGTTGTTTTTGCTATATTGTGagctatatatatttctttccctGAGGAAAGAAATAGGTTCCTGGCTGGATTCCCAGCACTAGACCATGTTTGGAATAGAATGTGTGTTCAAAAGACGGTCAAAGAATTGAAGAATGTTCCCAGAGGAAGGTCCAACAATTTTGAAACACTCACAAGACCCAGACCAGATTCATATATAGCCCTGGAGAAAATATTAAAGGTTAAAATGGAGAACAAGGCTATTTAGTGGCCTGTGAACAGTTTATTAGGGAGGACGGCCAGAGCCCCCAGTTCCCTCCCAAATCCACGGCTAACGTGCAACAGATATAGGAGGGCAACTGTTCATTGTGCTTCTTGGACTCCCCAGGCAATGAAAACAGTGAGGGTCCAGGGCAGTGATCTGAGCTTCTGAGCAAAGAAAGCCTTCAGGTCAGCCTTACCTTCATGTTGTCAGGGGGGTCTCCTTGGCCTGCAGTTGCACAAACAAATATCACCAGGGGCTCACTAATCAGATTCACCTCAACAAAAAGACACATGTGTTAAGACCTCGGGCTGTAGCAAGTAGGTATGCTCTCCGCAGCCTGGCCCCTCTCCTTCACTCGGGGGGTATGGCAAACGGAGTCACGAAGCACCCGTGAGCGGCCGGCCTGCCTTTGCCCTTTCAGGCTCCATCCTCCCACCTTGCCCGTTTCTCCACGTGCTAAGCCCTGCCACTGTCCCCAAGTTTTCCTGCCCCCTAAACCCGCCATAATGGAACGGTCCGCTCTCACACAACACACGGTGCCCTGCGGTCGAGGGCTCTGGGGGCTGGCGCCCCCGGCCTGCTCGGTCTCACCGCCCAAGCCCTAGGGCTCCCTCACCACCGAGTAGGAGTCCAGGGCCTGCACCCGGCAGTCAAGCCGCCGGCGCCGAGCCTCGCGACCCAGCCTCTCCGACACATCCTGGGCCGTGCCTGTCTGGCTGCCGAAGAGCACCAGAAGCCCCGGGCTCGGCATCCGGGCGCGCCGGGAAACCCCGGCACCCGAGCACCGGACCAGCTAAGAGATCCCGCAAGCCTAGGTGGCCTGGACCAGCTTGGACTTCCGACTTCCGGTGGTGGCCGGAAGTGACGCCCTTAGACCGCGCCCGGCAGGGCATGGCGACCGAGGGGGGCGGGTATCCGTTAGCGGCCGGTGCTGGGTCCCGGGCCGCGGCCAAGATATTGGCGACACGCCAGGACCGAGGGCCGGGGCAGGCGGAGCCGTTCGCTGCCTCGTGCTCGCCGCAGCGGCGCCGGCGGCGGGCGCCGGCGAGGCCCACGGGGAGAGGAGGCGCAGCCCTGCCGGTGGGACGCTCGGCCGGGCCCCGGCCCGCGCTCAACCGGCGCGATGCTCTTCTCGCTCCGGGAGCTGGTGCAGTGGCTGGGCTTCGCCACCTTCGAGATCTTCGTGCACCTGCTGGCCCTGTTGGTGTTCTCCGTGCTGCTGGCACTGCGTGTGGACGGCCTGGCCCCCGGCCTCTCCTGGTGGAACGTATTCGTGCCCTTTTTCGCCGCTGATGGGCTCAGCACCTACTTCACCACCATCGTGTCCGTGCGCCTCTTCCAGGACGGAGAGAAGAGGTTGGCAGTGCTCCGCCTCTTCTGGGTCCTCACGGTTCTTAGCCTCAAGTTTGTCTTCGAGATGTTGTTGTGCCAGAAGCTGGTGGAGCAGACTCGGGAGCTCTGGTTCGGCTTGATCACGTCTCCGGTCTTCATTCTCCTGCAGCTGCTCATGATCCGCGCCTGTCGGGTCAACTAGCCTCAGGCGGGAGTGAACTCTGGACGGCTAGCATGCTGGACCCCAAGCTGAGTTCCTACTTCCACCGTACCAAAGGAGAAGTCTGGGTCTGAAAGGAAAGCCAGCTCCTGCCCTGGCGAGTGCCCAGTTTTCTACCAGTCCATGTCTGAAATTGTTCCCTCAGCAGGGCT
Proteins encoded in this region:
- the TMEM203 gene encoding transmembrane protein 203 translates to MLFSLRELVQWLGFATFEIFVHLLALLVFSVLLALRVDGLAPGLSWWNVFVPFFAADGLSTYFTTIVSVRLFQDGEKRLAVLRLFWVLTVLSLKFVFEMLLCQKLVEQTRELWFGLITSPVFILLQLLMIRACRVN